One window from the genome of Dyella sp. A6 encodes:
- a CDS encoding APC family permease, whose protein sequence is MSHSNSIRRDVRAFPLMLTGLGSIIGSGWLFGAWNAAKLAGPGATWAWVIGAAVIMVIALTYAELGAMFPESGGMVRYGHYSHGSLVGFIAAWANWIAIVSVIPVEAEASVQYMSGWKWQWAQNLYHVTNGHGELAPAGLMIAAALVIMYFLLNFWSVKLFAHSNTAITIFKLIVPAATGLALIASGFHHSNFSVGLHGGTHVSDFAAILTAVATAGIVFSFNGFQSPVNLAGEAHNPGKSIPFAVIGSIVLAAVVYLILQVAYLGAVPPDMLAKFGWHGIDFSSPFAELAVILNLNWLALLLYADAFISPSGTGMTYTATTARMIYGMERNGTLPKIFGRIHPKWGVPRPAMWLDLVVAFLFLFFFRGWGTLAAVISVATVISYLTGPVSVMTLRRTAPELKRPLRLIGLPVIAGVAFIMATELLYWARWPLTGQIILLMVVALPVYLYYQAKSGWHDFGRQMKGAWWLICYLPVMAIVSWLGSTTFGGHGYLPYGWDLFTVGVVGLVFYVWGVRAGWRTPSVEAARIEAHDEPDAPLVPPDEEESERMTGH, encoded by the coding sequence ATGTCGCATTCCAATTCGATCCGGCGCGATGTCCGCGCTTTTCCTCTCATGCTTACCGGCCTGGGCTCGATCATCGGCTCCGGCTGGCTGTTCGGTGCCTGGAACGCCGCCAAACTGGCCGGCCCCGGCGCAACCTGGGCCTGGGTGATCGGCGCCGCCGTGATCATGGTGATCGCGCTGACCTACGCCGAGCTGGGCGCGATGTTCCCCGAGTCCGGCGGCATGGTGCGCTACGGCCACTATTCGCACGGCTCGCTGGTCGGCTTCATCGCCGCCTGGGCCAACTGGATCGCCATCGTCTCGGTGATTCCGGTGGAAGCCGAGGCCTCGGTGCAGTACATGTCCGGCTGGAAGTGGCAGTGGGCGCAGAACCTGTACCACGTCACCAACGGCCACGGCGAGCTGGCGCCGGCCGGCCTGATGATCGCCGCGGCGCTGGTGATCATGTACTTCCTGCTCAACTTCTGGAGCGTGAAGCTGTTCGCCCACTCCAACACGGCGATCACCATCTTCAAGCTGATCGTGCCCGCCGCCACCGGCCTGGCACTGATCGCCAGCGGTTTCCACCACTCGAACTTCTCGGTGGGCCTGCACGGCGGCACCCACGTCAGCGACTTCGCGGCGATCCTTACCGCTGTAGCCACCGCGGGCATCGTGTTCAGCTTCAACGGCTTCCAGAGTCCGGTGAACCTGGCCGGCGAAGCACACAATCCCGGCAAGAGCATTCCGTTCGCGGTGATCGGCTCGATCGTGCTGGCCGCCGTGGTCTACCTGATCCTGCAGGTGGCCTACCTGGGCGCGGTACCGCCCGACATGCTGGCCAAGTTCGGCTGGCACGGCATCGACTTCAGCTCGCCGTTCGCCGAGCTGGCGGTGATCCTCAACCTGAACTGGCTGGCCCTGCTGCTGTACGCCGATGCCTTCATCAGCCCCAGCGGCACCGGCATGACCTACACCGCGACGACCGCGCGGATGATCTACGGCATGGAGCGCAACGGCACCCTGCCGAAGATCTTTGGCCGGATCCACCCGAAATGGGGCGTACCGCGTCCGGCGATGTGGCTGGACCTGGTGGTGGCGTTCCTGTTCCTGTTCTTCTTCCGCGGCTGGGGCACGCTGGCGGCGGTGATCTCGGTGGCCACGGTGATCTCCTACCTGACCGGCCCGGTCAGCGTGATGACGCTGCGTCGCACCGCACCGGAACTGAAGCGCCCGCTGCGCCTGATCGGCCTGCCGGTGATCGCCGGCGTGGCCTTCATCATGGCGACCGAGCTGCTGTACTGGGCACGCTGGCCGCTGACCGGCCAGATCATCCTGCTGATGGTGGTGGCGCTGCCGGTGTACCTGTACTACCAGGCGAAAAGTGGCTGGCACGATTTCGGCCGGCAGATGAAGGGCGCCTGGTGGCTGATCTGCTACCTGCCGGTGATGGCGATCGTGTCATGGCTGGGCAGCACCACGTTCGGCGGCCACGGCTACCTGCCCTACGGCTGGGACCTGTTCACGGTCGGCGTGGTGGGTCTGGTGTTCTATGTGTGGGGCGTGCGCGCCGGCTGGCGCACGCCGTCTGTCGAAGCGGCACGCATCGAAGCCCACGACGAGCCCGACGCACCGCTGGTGCCGCCGGACGAGGAAGAGTCGGAGCGCATGACCGGACATTGA
- a CDS encoding homoserine dehydrogenase, whose translation MSAVLEDGARQKPALRAGQPAAGSATAMVLLGTGVVGGAFLRLLNTPAAAHLSLVGAANSRRQQVEPEKLASRNLRERLKSDGDPRDDAALLAALDASGAGHKVVVDATASAELASRHAAWLARGYHVVTANKSLAGGDLPGWRALQEALAGGARYGDSATVGAGLPVISTLRRLRACGDALLTLEGVFSGSLSYLFNQYDGSQPFSALLLRARELGYTEPDPRDDLSGGDVARKLLILARCAGFALRPEEVTVEGLVPEALRGVDLQTFLARIGELDESLAERHAAAKARGGSIRFLARLNQRGHAHVGLVEVASTHPATRLYGTDNQFALTTTRYNTQPLVIQGPGAGPDVTAQALLGDVLALA comes from the coding sequence ATGAGTGCAGTGCTGGAAGACGGTGCGCGGCAGAAACCGGCGCTCAGGGCCGGCCAGCCGGCGGCCGGCAGCGCGACTGCGATGGTGCTGCTGGGTACTGGTGTGGTGGGTGGCGCCTTCCTGCGCTTGCTGAACACGCCCGCCGCGGCCCATCTCAGTCTGGTCGGCGCGGCCAATTCGCGTCGCCAGCAGGTCGAACCGGAGAAGCTGGCCTCGCGCAACCTGCGCGAGCGTCTGAAGAGCGACGGCGATCCGCGGGACGACGCGGCTCTGCTGGCTGCGCTCGATGCCAGCGGCGCCGGACACAAGGTGGTGGTCGATGCCACCGCCAGTGCGGAACTGGCTTCGCGCCATGCCGCCTGGCTGGCGCGCGGCTATCACGTGGTCACCGCCAACAAGTCGCTGGCCGGTGGCGACCTGCCTGGCTGGCGCGCCCTGCAGGAGGCATTGGCAGGAGGCGCACGCTACGGCGATTCGGCCACCGTGGGGGCCGGTCTGCCGGTGATCTCCACCCTGCGCCGGCTGCGCGCCTGCGGCGATGCGCTGCTGACGCTGGAAGGCGTGTTCTCGGGCTCGCTCTCGTACCTGTTCAATCAGTACGACGGCAGCCAGCCGTTCTCGGCGCTGCTGCTTCGTGCGCGCGAACTCGGCTACACCGAGCCTGATCCGCGCGACGACCTTTCCGGCGGCGATGTCGCACGCAAGCTGCTGATCCTGGCCCGTTGCGCCGGTTTTGCGCTACGCCCGGAAGAGGTCACGGTGGAGGGGCTGGTGCCCGAGGCCCTGCGTGGCGTGGACCTGCAGACCTTTCTTGCACGCATCGGCGAGCTGGACGAAAGCCTTGCCGAGCGTCACGCCGCGGCGAAGGCGCGGGGCGGCTCGATCCGCTTCCTGGCCCGGCTCAACCAGCGCGGACATGCCCACGTGGGGCTGGTGGAAGTGGCCAGCACGCACCCGGCGACGCGCCTGTACGGCACCGACAACCAGTTCGCGCTCACCACTACCCGCTACAACACCCAGCCGCTGGTGATCCAGGGCCCGGGTGCCGGCCCGGACGTCACCGCGCAGGCCCTGCTGGGCGACGTGCTGGCGCTGGCCTGA
- the metB gene encoding cystathionine gamma-synthase, with amino-acid sequence MSADFAPEAAAATRAVRAGIESDTQHGAVVPPLHLSTNYSFEGFGRKRPYDYSRSGNPTRDLLAEALTELEQGAGAVVTASGMAAVALALELVPAGGLVLAAHDCYGGTWRLLDAWAKKGRFRVQFADLTDRAALAAGLVEKPALVWVETPSNPLLRITDIRHVAQAAHAVGALVVVDNTFLSPALQQPLALGADVVVHSTTKYINGHSDVVGGAVVAREAAVAEQIKWWGNCNGLTGAPFDSFLTLRGLRTLSVRLRQHQENAVRIASRLDGHAAVRKVYYPGLEYHPGHALAARQQQGFGAMLSFELEGEVAEIEAFIDGLHYFSLAESLGGVESLVAHPATMTHAAMAPEARRKAGIADTLLRLSVGIEDGDDLLRDLDAALARAEAAGKSKRRVSA; translated from the coding sequence ATGAGCGCCGATTTCGCCCCCGAGGCTGCCGCCGCCACGCGTGCCGTGCGCGCCGGCATCGAGTCCGATACCCAGCACGGTGCCGTGGTGCCGCCGCTGCACCTGTCCACCAACTACAGCTTCGAAGGCTTCGGTCGCAAGCGGCCGTACGACTATTCGCGCAGCGGCAATCCCACCCGCGACCTGCTGGCCGAAGCGCTGACCGAGCTGGAGCAGGGCGCCGGCGCGGTGGTCACTGCCAGCGGCATGGCCGCAGTGGCCCTAGCGCTGGAACTGGTGCCGGCCGGTGGCCTGGTGCTGGCCGCACACGACTGCTACGGCGGCACCTGGCGCCTGCTCGACGCCTGGGCCAAGAAGGGGCGCTTCCGCGTGCAGTTCGCCGACCTCACCGATCGAGCTGCGCTGGCCGCCGGGCTGGTGGAGAAGCCGGCACTGGTCTGGGTCGAGACGCCATCCAACCCGCTGCTGCGCATCACTGACATCCGTCACGTGGCGCAGGCGGCGCATGCCGTGGGCGCGCTGGTGGTGGTGGACAACACTTTCCTGTCACCGGCATTGCAGCAGCCGCTGGCGCTGGGCGCCGACGTGGTGGTGCATTCCACCACCAAGTACATCAACGGCCACAGCGACGTGGTCGGTGGCGCGGTGGTGGCGCGCGAGGCGGCGGTCGCCGAGCAGATCAAGTGGTGGGGCAACTGCAACGGTCTCACCGGTGCGCCGTTCGACAGCTTTCTCACCCTGCGCGGCCTGCGCACGCTGAGCGTGCGGCTGCGCCAGCATCAGGAAAACGCGGTGCGCATCGCCAGCCGGCTGGATGGCCATGCGGCGGTGCGCAAGGTCTATTACCCCGGTCTGGAATATCACCCCGGCCACGCCCTGGCGGCGCGTCAGCAGCAGGGCTTCGGCGCCATGCTCAGCTTCGAGCTGGAAGGCGAGGTAGCCGAGATCGAGGCATTCATCGATGGCCTGCACTACTTCTCGCTGGCCGAGTCGCTGGGCGGGGTGGAAAGCCTGGTTGCGCACCCGGCGACGATGACGCATGCGGCGATGGCGCCGGAGGCGCGTCGCAAGGCGGGTATCGCTGACACCCTGTTGCGCCTGTCGGTGGGCATCGAGGATGGCGACGACCTGCTGCGTGACCTGGATGCCGCACTGGCACGCGCCGAGGCTGCAGGCAAATCCAAACGCAGGGTCAGCGCATGA
- the metX gene encoding homoserine O-succinyltransferase MetX encodes MPATHAHSSDDERPTAVIVSLFPRQALTDQRSSRRVMLSPRYGQAVREVEVSYRWCGAPDAPTVIVQGGISADRDVATTATGTPGWWSELVGEDCAIDLAACRVLSIDWLTPATLGDDVNTVSSEDQADALAALVETLGIGQVAAFVGSSYGAMVGLAFAARHPARIERLVLLAGAHRSHPLSTAQRSIQRQIVRLGLETGRADDALALARQLAMTTYRGGEEFSRRFGGEAEFRDGRFHFPVEDYLENAGRRFVERFDVQRFLSLSESIDLHDVAPEAVLAPTTLIGFPTDRLVPLADLCELQRRVRGPATLEVVDSPYGHDAFLKETGKLAPLLRQAIPCCCGV; translated from the coding sequence ATGCCCGCCACACATGCCCACTCCTCCGACGATGAACGGCCCACTGCCGTGATCGTGTCGCTGTTTCCGCGTCAGGCCCTTACCGACCAGCGCAGCAGTCGTCGGGTGATGTTGTCGCCGCGCTACGGGCAGGCCGTGCGCGAGGTGGAAGTGTCGTATCGCTGGTGCGGTGCGCCGGATGCGCCCACGGTGATCGTGCAGGGCGGAATCTCGGCCGACCGCGATGTGGCCACCACGGCAACAGGTACCCCCGGTTGGTGGTCGGAGCTGGTCGGCGAGGACTGCGCCATCGACCTGGCCGCCTGCCGCGTGCTGAGCATCGACTGGCTGACCCCAGCCACGCTCGGCGACGACGTGAACACGGTGTCCAGCGAGGACCAGGCCGATGCGCTGGCGGCGCTGGTCGAGACATTGGGTATCGGGCAGGTTGCCGCTTTCGTGGGCTCGTCCTATGGCGCGATGGTCGGTCTGGCCTTCGCGGCACGTCACCCGGCCAGGATCGAGCGGCTGGTGCTGCTGGCGGGCGCGCATCGTTCGCATCCGCTGTCCACGGCGCAGCGCTCGATCCAGCGGCAGATCGTCCGACTCGGCCTGGAGACGGGGCGTGCGGACGACGCGCTGGCGCTGGCGCGGCAGTTGGCGATGACGACCTACCGGGGTGGCGAGGAGTTCTCGCGCCGCTTCGGTGGCGAGGCTGAATTCCGCGACGGCCGTTTCCACTTTCCGGTGGAGGATTACCTGGAAAACGCCGGTCGCCGTTTCGTCGAGCGCTTCGACGTGCAACGCTTCCTGTCGCTCTCCGAATCGATCGACCTGCACGATGTGGCGCCCGAGGCGGTGCTGGCGCCGACCACGTTGATCGGTTTCCCTACCGACCGGCTGGTGCCGCTGGCCGACCTGTGCGAGCTGCAGCGCCGCGTGCGCGGACCGGCCACGCTGGAGGTGGTCGACTCCCCCTACGGCCACGATGCATTCCTGAAAGAAACCGGCAAGCTGGCGCCACTGCTGCGCCAGGCCATCCCCTGTTGTTGTGGAGTCTGA
- a CDS encoding DUF6662 family protein: MTRTSKRKLSVCLLAVAATYLSAAAMADEPIFGFLNTTDLLPKHGQEYEQWLTWRHQKAGGRFDLLEGKTEYSYGVTDALQLSGYLVYDWTQAYRNGPDGTTTAPEPYSAYFPSPYSHFNSTKLIAGAFEAIWRVRSPYTNPVGVAFLFEPEVGPRFQELAVKAIIQKNYLDDRLVLVGNVAWKPEIRELPGNPYADPGSGEDRSNTNIETDVNFGAGVSYRFTSNWSAAWEIQNEREINRFALLDHSQWMGNVLYTGPTIHYANQHFFATLTWLQQLPGAHNYMDPSMVVHGYDNDVDFEHTRVRLKLGYYF, from the coding sequence ATGACGCGCACTTCGAAAAGGAAGCTATCGGTGTGCCTGCTGGCCGTCGCCGCGACTTACCTCTCCGCCGCAGCAATGGCGGACGAGCCAATCTTTGGATTCCTCAACACAACCGACCTGCTTCCCAAGCATGGTCAGGAGTATGAGCAGTGGTTGACATGGCGCCACCAGAAGGCGGGCGGGCGATTTGATCTGCTGGAGGGAAAGACTGAATATTCCTACGGTGTAACCGACGCCCTGCAGCTCTCAGGCTACCTGGTCTACGACTGGACACAGGCGTATCGCAATGGTCCGGATGGAACGACGACAGCACCGGAACCATATTCGGCCTATTTCCCGAGCCCCTACAGTCACTTCAACAGCACCAAGCTCATCGCAGGTGCATTCGAAGCGATCTGGCGTGTGCGCAGCCCATACACCAACCCAGTGGGTGTCGCCTTCCTGTTCGAGCCGGAAGTTGGACCGCGTTTCCAGGAATTGGCCGTGAAGGCCATCATCCAGAAAAACTACCTGGACGACCGGCTTGTTCTGGTCGGCAACGTCGCGTGGAAACCGGAAATCCGCGAGCTCCCAGGCAACCCTTATGCGGATCCCGGCAGCGGCGAAGATCGCTCCAACACCAATATCGAGACCGACGTGAATTTCGGCGCTGGTGTCTCGTATCGCTTCACTTCTAACTGGTCCGCAGCATGGGAGATTCAGAACGAGCGGGAGATCAACCGATTCGCGCTGCTCGATCACAGCCAGTGGATGGGCAATGTCCTGTACACGGGGCCAACCATCCATTACGCAAACCAACATTTCTTTGCCACGCTCACGTGGTTGCAGCAGCTTCCTGGTGCGCACAACTACATGGACCCCAGCATGGTCGTCCATGGATATGACAATGACGTCGATTTCGAACACACGCGTGTTCGACTGAAGCTCGGTTACTACTTCTGA
- a CDS encoding FMN-binding protein, which yields MKAQFLLVPATALVAVAAPVYAKVYLSIEQAQQLMFPGATLIQQPLTLTAGQVHAIEKASHTDVLSRQLRLWKVSTGGWFIIDQVVGKHAFIPIALGLDGTGAVKSIEILEYREAFGSEVRNPKWLAQFDGKRNGATLTLTRDIQNISGATLSSKHITDGVRRLLATYALAIAPH from the coding sequence ATGAAAGCCCAATTCCTGTTGGTGCCCGCCACCGCATTGGTGGCCGTGGCGGCACCTGTGTACGCCAAGGTGTACCTGAGCATCGAGCAAGCACAGCAGTTGATGTTTCCTGGAGCTACGCTCATCCAGCAACCATTGACGTTGACAGCAGGCCAGGTACACGCCATCGAAAAGGCGAGCCATACAGACGTGTTAAGCCGTCAGCTCCGACTGTGGAAAGTGTCCACTGGCGGCTGGTTCATCATCGATCAGGTCGTGGGCAAGCACGCGTTCATTCCCATCGCATTGGGACTAGACGGCACCGGTGCGGTAAAAAGTATCGAGATACTAGAGTATCGCGAAGCTTTCGGCAGCGAGGTACGCAATCCGAAGTGGCTCGCTCAGTTTGACGGCAAGCGCAATGGCGCAACGCTTACCTTGACTAGGGATATCCAGAACATCTCCGGCGCAACCCTATCATCCAAGCACATCACAGACGGCGTGCGCCGGCTCCTAGCGACCTATGCTCTTGCCATCGCACCCCATTGA
- a CDS encoding FAD:protein FMN transferase, translated as MLLPSHPIERARPLLGTIVRIRIQGLPSDLANDAIDAAFGLLADIHRLMSFHEPSSELSHLNRKASYGPVPVSSHTQAVLSHALELSRVSGGLFDPTIALALVEDGLLPALPGVRPDPEADWNDVTISPDGVVSFAKPLWLDLGGIAKGYAVDCAFDYLAARSPTHLCVEAGGDLRLMGPVPELIYLSTSHRGSAIPAIHLENAALASSGSQTSMVCSNSTNDSRLICPHIDPRSGQSCKADRFVSVVAPCCIDADALTKVVMAAGKSATPVLERHHAMAFMMDDNAWTSICSNQPMPISVDF; from the coding sequence ATGCTCTTGCCATCGCACCCCATTGAGAGGGCCAGGCCGCTCCTAGGCACTATTGTCCGCATTCGGATCCAGGGACTACCCTCCGATCTAGCCAACGACGCTATCGATGCAGCCTTTGGCCTCCTCGCCGACATTCATCGCCTGATGAGCTTCCATGAGCCAAGTAGCGAGCTTTCGCACCTGAACAGAAAGGCATCGTACGGCCCAGTCCCAGTCAGTTCGCATACGCAGGCGGTATTGAGTCACGCACTGGAGCTTTCTAGGGTCTCAGGGGGACTGTTCGATCCGACGATCGCCCTGGCTCTCGTTGAAGATGGGTTACTCCCTGCCCTGCCTGGAGTACGGCCCGACCCAGAGGCGGACTGGAACGATGTCACCATATCGCCAGACGGGGTCGTCTCGTTTGCCAAGCCGTTGTGGCTGGATCTGGGCGGCATTGCCAAGGGCTACGCCGTCGATTGTGCGTTCGACTATCTCGCCGCCCGCTCCCCAACCCATCTGTGCGTGGAAGCCGGAGGTGATCTGCGCCTGATGGGACCGGTACCCGAACTCATCTATCTGTCCACTTCCCACAGGGGAAGTGCCATTCCGGCAATCCATCTCGAAAATGCTGCGCTAGCCAGTTCCGGCAGTCAGACATCAATGGTCTGTTCCAATAGCACTAATGACTCGAGGCTCATCTGCCCCCATATCGACCCGCGCTCTGGACAGTCGTGCAAGGCTGATCGGTTTGTTAGCGTCGTTGCTCCCTGCTGCATTGATGCCGACGCGCTCACCAAGGTCGTCATGGCTGCAGGGAAATCAGCTACCCCTGTTCTTGAACGTCACCATGCAATGGCATTCATGATGGACGACAACGCATGGACGTCCATCTGCAGCAACCAGCCCATGCCCATTTCCGTTGATTTTTAA
- a CDS encoding helix-turn-helix transcriptional regulator yields the protein MAARSLGCSLSTLHKTCAKHGVTFNQLLMETRLSVAAAMLGRSSDRISEIAYACGFTSLPHFCRQFKARYKVSPRQMRDWYVVKKEGKSKDQVLTCLELMLR from the coding sequence ATGGCCGCGCGGTCGCTAGGCTGCTCGCTCAGCACGCTGCACAAAACATGTGCGAAGCATGGTGTGACCTTCAATCAGCTACTCATGGAAACAAGACTGTCCGTAGCCGCCGCGATGCTGGGACGCTCTTCGGATCGGATTTCTGAGATTGCCTATGCATGCGGGTTTACATCGCTTCCGCACTTTTGCCGTCAATTCAAAGCTCGTTACAAAGTGTCGCCACGACAGATGCGTGATTGGTACGTTGTCAAGAAAGAGGGCAAGTCAAAAGATCAAGTCTTAACGTGTCTAGAGTTGATGCTCCGTTGA
- the thiC gene encoding phosphomethylpyrimidine synthase ThiC, translating into MQTTSHPHTATPATVTTGAIRGSRKIYLSPAGHPELLVPFRQVLLSAPQELPLNLYDASGPYTDDTAQINLAHGLSPLREPWLAKRTLELIPGRTVRPEDNGQREEGGALPACPAALRLRRGSECNYVTQLEYARAGIITEEMTYAAFRENLGRSEALADAATRLADGEDFDSAMPEYVTPEFVRQEIALGRAILPANINHPELEPMVIGRNFLVKVNANIGNSAISSGGAEEVEKLVWAIRWGADTVMDLSTGRNIHNLRSWIMRNSPVPIGTVPIYQALEKVGGDPLRLSWEVFRDTLIEQAEQGVDYFTIHAGVRLAYVPLTASRVTGIVSRGGSIMARWCLARHRESFLYEHFAEICAICRQYDVSLSLGDGLRPGSIADANDAAQFAELETLGELTRVAWQHGCQVMIEGPGHVPMHKIKANMDKQLIACGEAPFYTLGPLTTDVSPGYDHITSGIGAAMIGWFGTAMLCYVTPKEHLGLPDRDDVKTGVITYRIAAHAADLAKGHPAARLRDDALSRARFDFRWEDQFNLALDPDTARAYHDATLPKEAHKVAHFCSMCGPKFCSMKISQDLRQDAAALAGMADKSKEFLATGGALYVPTT; encoded by the coding sequence ATGCAAACAACGAGTCATCCACACACAGCTACTCCGGCCACCGTGACTACGGGCGCCATCCGTGGCTCACGCAAGATTTACCTGAGCCCTGCGGGGCATCCGGAACTGCTAGTACCGTTCCGCCAGGTGCTACTGAGCGCCCCCCAGGAGTTACCGCTCAACCTCTACGATGCCTCCGGCCCGTATACCGACGATACGGCTCAGATCAATCTAGCGCATGGCCTGTCACCACTGCGCGAACCATGGCTAGCCAAACGCACGCTGGAGCTCATCCCTGGCCGAACGGTACGACCCGAGGACAATGGTCAACGCGAAGAAGGAGGGGCGCTACCGGCTTGTCCTGCTGCTTTGCGGTTACGTCGCGGAAGTGAGTGCAACTATGTCACCCAGTTGGAATACGCGCGCGCCGGCATCATCACCGAAGAGATGACCTACGCTGCCTTCCGCGAAAACCTTGGTCGCAGCGAAGCACTGGCAGATGCAGCAACAAGGCTCGCCGATGGTGAAGATTTCGACTCAGCCATGCCCGAGTACGTCACTCCCGAGTTCGTGCGACAGGAGATTGCGCTCGGCCGGGCCATCCTGCCGGCCAACATCAACCATCCCGAGCTGGAGCCGATGGTGATCGGTCGCAACTTCCTGGTGAAGGTTAACGCAAACATCGGCAACTCGGCGATCAGCTCCGGCGGTGCCGAGGAGGTGGAGAAGCTGGTATGGGCAATCCGCTGGGGCGCCGACACGGTGATGGACCTGTCCACCGGGCGTAACATCCACAACCTCCGCTCGTGGATCATGCGCAACTCACCGGTGCCGATCGGTACCGTACCGATCTACCAGGCGTTGGAGAAAGTAGGTGGTGATCCCCTCAGGCTCAGCTGGGAGGTGTTCCGCGACACGCTGATCGAGCAGGCCGAGCAAGGTGTGGATTATTTCACCATCCACGCCGGGGTACGGCTGGCGTATGTGCCGCTGACCGCCAGCCGGGTTACCGGCATCGTCAGTCGCGGTGGCTCGATCATGGCCCGCTGGTGCCTGGCCAGACACCGGGAGAGTTTTCTCTACGAACATTTCGCAGAGATCTGTGCGATCTGCCGGCAATACGACGTATCGCTCTCCCTGGGCGATGGCCTGCGTCCGGGCTCAATTGCCGACGCCAACGACGCTGCGCAGTTCGCTGAACTGGAAACCCTCGGCGAACTTACCAGGGTGGCTTGGCAACACGGCTGCCAGGTGATGATCGAAGGCCCCGGCCATGTACCGATGCACAAGATCAAGGCCAACATGGACAAGCAGTTGATCGCCTGCGGCGAAGCGCCGTTCTACACATTGGGCCCGCTGACCACCGACGTATCTCCCGGCTACGATCACATCACCTCGGGCATTGGTGCAGCGATGATCGGCTGGTTCGGTACCGCCATGCTCTGCTACGTGACCCCCAAGGAACACCTGGGTCTTCCCGACAGGGACGACGTCAAGACCGGCGTGATCACATATCGTATCGCCGCACATGCCGCTGACTTGGCCAAGGGACACCCGGCTGCACGCCTGCGCGACGATGCATTGTCGCGCGCGCGCTTCGATTTCCGCTGGGAGGATCAGTTCAATCTGGCACTTGACCCGGATACGGCACGCGCCTATCACGATGCCACCCTGCCCAAGGAAGCCCACAAGGTGGCCCATTTCTGCTCGATGTGCGGGCCAAAGTTCTGTTCGATGAAGATATCCCAGGATCTACGCCAGGATGCCGCGGCGCTGGCCGGTATGGCCGACAAGTCCAAGGAGTTTCTGGCCACCGGTGGCGCGCTCTATGTGCCAACCACTTGA